The Coleofasciculus sp. FACHB-1120 genome has a window encoding:
- a CDS encoding GNAT family N-acetyltransferase produces the protein MIEIKPIQSHQVEEVKRVIIAVCKEIWQLPEEVIRHYDAMSDIDDVQSHYFDNKGTFLVLIDEERVVGSGAIRRLSDDICELKRMWFLKDYRGRGLGTKMTQMLLDFARITGYKKVRLDTIDEQKQAQALELYQRLGFYFIDRYNEGHCTVFMEKML, from the coding sequence ATGATAGAAATCAAACCGATACAATCACATCAAGTTGAAGAAGTCAAGCGCGTAATCATCGCGGTTTGCAAGGAAATATGGCAGCTTCCTGAAGAAGTGATTAGGCATTACGATGCCATGTCTGATATAGATGACGTGCAATCGCACTACTTCGACAATAAGGGCACATTTTTGGTGCTGATTGATGAGGAGCGGGTTGTTGGCAGCGGCGCAATTCGGCGTTTGAGCGACGACATCTGCGAACTAAAGAGAATGTGGTTTCTTAAAGATTATCGAGGACGAGGGTTGGGGACGAAAATGACTCAGATGCTCTTAGATTTTGCCAGAATTACAGGTTATAAGAAAGTCAGGCTGGATACGATTGATGAACAAAAACAAGCACAAGCTCTGGAGCTTTATCAGCGGCTCGGCTTCTATTTTATTGACCGATACAACGAGGGTCACTGTACTGTGTTCATGGAGAAAATGCTTTAA
- a CDS encoding nucleotidyltransferase family protein, with the protein MNAPVVGLIILAAGASTRMGTPKQLLLYQGRSFLRHTAEIAIASLCQPIVVVLGANAEQIKPEVSELPIQIVENPQWAEGMSSSIRVGIEALDNLNQSLDAVAIALCDQPFISSQLLNQIVEAYQVTRRPIIASEYAGSLGVPALFSRALFPELMSLKTTEGAKQIIKKHSPEVFRIPFPGGAIDIDTPKDYQEFQALADESLQSRTGI; encoded by the coding sequence ATGAATGCGCCTGTTGTCGGTTTAATCATTCTCGCCGCCGGAGCATCCACTCGCATGGGGACGCCAAAACAACTGCTGTTGTATCAAGGGCGCAGCTTCCTTCGCCACACCGCAGAAATTGCGATCGCTTCCCTCTGTCAACCCATCGTCGTCGTTCTGGGAGCGAATGCGGAACAAATTAAGCCGGAAGTCAGCGAGTTACCCATCCAAATTGTCGAAAACCCACAGTGGGCGGAGGGGATGAGTTCTTCGATTCGGGTGGGTATTGAAGCACTGGATAATTTAAATCAAAGCTTAGACGCCGTTGCGATCGCTCTTTGCGATCAGCCTTTCATTTCTTCCCAACTACTCAATCAAATCGTAGAAGCCTATCAGGTCACACGCCGACCGATTATTGCTTCAGAGTATGCCGGAAGCTTGGGCGTACCCGCTTTGTTCAGCCGCGCCTTGTTTCCAGAACTCATGAGCCTAAAAACGACCGAAGGCGCAAAACAAATCATTAAAAAACACTCACCCGAAGTCTTTCGCATCCCCTTTCCGGGGGGTGCTATCGACATTGACACCCCAAAAGATTACCAGGAATTTCAAGCGCTCGCTGATGAGTCTCTACAAAGCAGGACTGGTATTTAG
- a CDS encoding XdhC/CoxI family protein, which produces MKELQEIIAAFAKAKNCGKTVAIATIVKVSGSTYRRPGARMLINLEGERIGSISGGCLENDVFERSQQVIVSGKPLLVNYDTTSDNDIVWGLGLGCKGMVQVLIERLTPENEFSPMTFLAECLHQRQVGVLATTFHIEGQIKAQVGTHLMLHQDGTIFTNLEDADLSADILEDARKVLDKNSSQVKLYALRGGKAEVFLEAIQPPVSLVIFGAGDDAIPVVRLAKELGWYVRVIDSRPANAQSDRFPSADEVILSRPEIVNETVEIDNRTVAVVMTHNYLHDLEILKTLLPSPVQYLGILGPKRRTEQLLLELKEEGMYLTEAQLHRLHGPVGLDIGADTPEAIALSIVAEIHAVLADHSGGLLRNRKQPIHNRSTG; this is translated from the coding sequence ATGAAAGAATTACAGGAGATTATTGCCGCATTTGCAAAAGCCAAAAATTGCGGCAAGACAGTAGCGATCGCCACCATTGTTAAAGTCAGCGGGTCTACCTACCGGCGTCCGGGCGCTCGAATGCTGATAAATCTAGAAGGAGAGAGAATCGGCTCAATTAGCGGCGGCTGTCTGGAGAATGACGTTTTTGAGCGCTCTCAACAGGTCATCGTGTCCGGTAAACCCCTGTTGGTGAACTACGATACGACCTCCGACAATGACATCGTCTGGGGGCTGGGACTCGGTTGTAAGGGAATGGTACAGGTTCTGATTGAACGCCTAACTCCAGAAAACGAGTTCAGTCCGATGACCTTTCTGGCAGAGTGTCTGCATCAGCGGCAAGTGGGCGTTCTAGCAACGACATTTCACATTGAAGGTCAAATAAAGGCACAAGTCGGAACCCATTTAATGCTGCATCAAGATGGCACGATTTTCACTAACCTCGAAGATGCCGATTTGAGTGCAGATATCCTCGAAGATGCCCGTAAAGTGCTTGATAAAAATTCCTCGCAGGTAAAACTGTATGCCTTACGGGGAGGGAAAGCTGAAGTTTTTCTTGAAGCGATTCAGCCACCTGTCTCGCTGGTCATTTTTGGAGCCGGTGACGATGCCATCCCGGTTGTACGCTTGGCGAAAGAATTGGGATGGTACGTGAGAGTCATTGATAGCCGACCTGCCAATGCACAATCAGACCGATTTCCCAGCGCCGATGAAGTTATTTTATCTCGCCCAGAAATCGTCAATGAAACCGTAGAAATTGATAACCGCACCGTAGCTGTCGTGATGACCCACAACTATCTGCACGACCTAGAAATCCTGAAAACACTCTTGCCTTCTCCCGTGCAATATTTAGGCATTCTTGGCCCAAAAAGAAGAACCGAACAGTTACTTTTGGAGCTAAAAGAAGAGGGAATGTATCTGACAGAAGCCCAACTTCACCGCTTGCATGGCCCCGTAGGACTGGATATTGGCGCTGATACGCCGGAAGCGATCGCCCTCTCAATTGTGGCGGAAATTCATGCGGTTCTCGCGGATCATTCGGGTGGTTTATTAAGAAACCGCAAACAACCGATTCACAACCGGAGTACCGGATGA
- a CDS encoding xanthine dehydrogenase family protein molybdopterin-binding subunit, whose translation MSQSDKATPAVGKPLNRVDGRLKVTGGARYSAEIPVENLAYAVTIGSAIARGRIQSIDTSAAEKSPGVLAILTHLNAPKLLPVATLLGGGAAAENRLVLQEAVVHHVGQHIGVVIADTLENATHAASLVRVDYEAETPVMEMEKAQAYAPKSVFGRSPETIRGNPTQALADAEVRIEETYRTPTEHHNPMETHATTAVWEGDRLTIYDATQYNFGVRQAMATTLGIPEENVRVVCQFIGGAFGCKGSVWPHVTLAAIAARQVRRPVKLVLTREQMFTTVGHRAETEQQIALGATRDGRLTAIAHRGISHTSTFEEFVEPYTVGTHMMYATPNLQAKQSLVRLNKGTPTFMRAPGETPGMYALESAMDELAYALKLDPIELRLRNHADTDPSNNLPWSSKSLKECYQLGAEKFGWSRRTPEPGSMRDGRYLVGMGMASATYPVNHFPASARVRILQDGTALAQSGSQEMGTGTATVMAQVAADALGLPVERVRFELGDTELPRAPVSGGSATMGSVGTAVHEAAQAARRKVLELARTDARSPLYNVPETDIAIEGGRLFRKSDRNQGETYQAVLTRQNLPQVEESFDAKFSRAEQKYSMHSFGAQFAEVRVDPDFGEVRVTRFVGAFGVGRAINLKTARSQMIGGIVMGLGMALLEETVTDPRTGRIVNANLGEYHVPVNADIPAIESYFVEEIDPHVNPIGAKGAGEIGITGVAAAVANAVYHATGKRIRDLPITPDKLL comes from the coding sequence ATGAGTCAATCTGATAAGGCTACACCAGCAGTGGGCAAACCCCTCAATCGGGTGGATGGACGCCTGAAAGTGACCGGCGGTGCCCGCTACTCGGCGGAAATCCCCGTCGAAAATCTCGCCTATGCTGTCACAATTGGCAGCGCGATCGCCCGCGGACGGATTCAAAGCATCGACACCAGCGCGGCAGAGAAGTCGCCCGGTGTATTGGCCATCTTAACGCACCTCAACGCGCCGAAACTCCTCCCGGTTGCCACCTTGTTAGGGGGTGGCGCTGCCGCTGAAAACCGCCTAGTGCTACAAGAAGCGGTTGTACATCACGTCGGACAGCATATTGGCGTTGTCATTGCCGACACCCTAGAAAACGCCACCCACGCCGCATCGCTTGTCCGCGTCGATTACGAAGCAGAAACGCCGGTGATGGAGATGGAAAAGGCGCAGGCATACGCGCCGAAGTCCGTGTTTGGTAGATCGCCAGAGACGATCCGCGGCAATCCGACGCAAGCCTTAGCCGATGCTGAAGTGCGGATTGAAGAAACTTACCGGACACCCACCGAACACCACAACCCGATGGAGACGCACGCGACAACTGCCGTGTGGGAGGGCGATCGCCTCACCATTTACGACGCTACGCAGTACAACTTCGGAGTGCGTCAGGCGATGGCGACAACGCTGGGCATCCCTGAAGAGAACGTGCGCGTCGTGTGTCAATTTATCGGCGGCGCGTTTGGTTGCAAAGGTTCAGTTTGGCCCCACGTCACGCTAGCCGCGATCGCTGCCCGTCAGGTTCGTCGTCCCGTGAAATTAGTTTTAACTCGTGAACAGATGTTTACCACCGTCGGGCACCGGGCGGAAACTGAGCAACAAATCGCACTCGGTGCAACGCGCGACGGTCGCCTGACTGCGATCGCCCATCGCGGCATCTCCCATACTTCAACCTTTGAGGAATTTGTCGAACCGTACACCGTGGGAACCCACATGATGTACGCCACTCCCAACTTGCAAGCAAAGCAAAGTCTCGTCCGTCTCAACAAGGGAACGCCGACATTTATGCGTGCCCCTGGCGAAACTCCGGGGATGTACGCCCTCGAATCGGCGATGGACGAACTCGCTTATGCCTTGAAACTCGACCCGATTGAGTTGCGCCTCCGCAATCACGCAGATACAGATCCCAGTAATAACCTGCCTTGGTCGAGCAAGTCGCTCAAAGAATGTTACCAACTCGGTGCAGAAAAATTTGGCTGGTCGCGGCGCACTCCCGAACCGGGTTCAATGCGGGACGGTCGTTATTTAGTCGGGATGGGCATGGCAAGCGCCACATACCCCGTGAACCATTTTCCCGCTAGCGCTAGAGTCCGCATTTTGCAAGACGGCACCGCCTTGGCGCAGAGTGGTTCCCAAGAGATGGGCACGGGTACGGCGACGGTGATGGCGCAAGTCGCCGCTGACGCCCTGGGGTTGCCGGTTGAGCGAGTGCGGTTTGAACTGGGAGACACCGAGTTGCCCCGTGCGCCGGTATCGGGGGGTTCGGCAACGATGGGAAGTGTCGGAACTGCCGTGCATGAAGCGGCACAAGCTGCCCGGAGGAAGGTGCTGGAGTTAGCCCGCACAGATGCTCGTTCCCCGCTTTACAACGTCCCGGAAACAGACATTGCGATTGAGGGCGGACGCCTGTTTCGCAAGAGCGATCGCAACCAGGGCGAAACTTACCAAGCGGTGCTGACGCGCCAAAATTTGCCGCAAGTTGAAGAAAGCTTTGATGCCAAGTTTAGCCGCGCCGAGCAGAAGTATTCCATGCACTCCTTCGGCGCTCAATTTGCCGAAGTGCGCGTCGATCCTGACTTTGGCGAAGTGCGCGTAACCCGCTTTGTGGGAGCCTTTGGGGTGGGACGGGCAATCAACCTCAAAACAGCGCGATCGCAAATGATTGGCGGGATCGTCATGGGGCTAGGTATGGCACTTTTAGAAGAAACGGTGACAGACCCCCGCACAGGGCGCATCGTCAACGCCAACCTGGGCGAGTACCACGTCCCTGTCAACGCAGACATCCCCGCCATTGAGTCATACTTCGTCGAAGAAATCGACCCGCACGTTAACCCAATTGGAGCTAAAGGCGCAGGCGAAATCGGCATCACCGGCGTCGCAGCGGCGGTGGCAAACGCTGTCTATCACGCCACCGGGAAGCGCATCCGCGACCTCCCGATTACGCCAGATAAGTTGCTGTAA
- a CDS encoding xanthine dehydrogenase family protein subunit M has protein sequence MKPFSYVRATEKGAAIQTVAGDRAANFIAGGTNLIDLMKGGVAQPDQLVDITRLPLADVTAISNGLRIGAMARNSDVANNRLVRDRYPLLSQALLAGASPQLRNMATIGGNLMQRTRCYYFNDSTMPCNKREPGSGCSAIEGYNRIHAIFGASEQCIATHPSDMCVALAALDAVVRVEGPNGERQIPISDFHRLPEDTPQIDTVLQHDELIVAVDLPDSPFAARSHYLKVRDRASYAFALVSVAAALDIDNGTIKGARVAMGGVAHKPWRAVAAENILVGAKANEQTFTAAAEATIREAQPQKYNRFKVEMAKRAIARALTKAAGGTV, from the coding sequence ATGAAACCTTTTAGTTATGTGCGTGCTACTGAAAAAGGCGCAGCCATTCAGACAGTTGCCGGGGATCGGGCCGCGAACTTCATCGCTGGCGGCACTAATTTAATCGACTTGATGAAAGGAGGAGTGGCGCAGCCTGACCAACTGGTAGACATCACCCGGCTACCCTTGGCAGACGTGACGGCAATCTCGAATGGCTTACGCATCGGGGCGATGGCACGCAATAGCGACGTCGCCAATAATCGGTTGGTGCGCGATCGCTATCCGTTACTTTCTCAAGCGTTACTCGCTGGCGCGTCACCGCAACTGCGGAATATGGCAACCATCGGCGGCAACTTGATGCAAAGAACGCGCTGCTACTACTTCAACGATTCGACGATGCCGTGCAACAAGCGCGAACCCGGTTCCGGTTGTTCGGCGATTGAAGGGTACAACCGCATTCACGCGATTTTCGGTGCCAGCGAACAGTGCATTGCAACGCATCCCTCGGATATGTGCGTGGCGCTGGCAGCCCTTGATGCCGTGGTGCGCGTTGAGGGGCCGAACGGAGAGCGACAAATCCCCATCAGTGACTTTCACCGCTTACCGGAAGATACGCCCCAAATCGATACGGTGCTTCAACATGACGAACTGATCGTTGCGGTTGATTTGCCAGATTCACCCTTTGCCGCGCGATCGCACTATTTAAAAGTACGCGATCGCGCAAGTTATGCTTTTGCCCTGGTTTCCGTCGCCGCCGCCCTCGATATCGACAACGGCACCATCAAAGGGGCGCGAGTCGCGATGGGGGGCGTCGCACATAAGCCGTGGCGGGCAGTAGCGGCGGAGAACATTCTAGTTGGGGCAAAAGCCAACGAGCAAACCTTTACCGCAGCGGCAGAGGCAACAATACGCGAAGCCCAACCCCAAAAATACAACCGATTCAAAGTTGAAATGGCAAAACGAGCGATCGCGCGGGCACTCACAAAGGCAGCAGGAGGCACGGTATGA
- a CDS encoding 2Fe-2S iron-sulfur cluster-binding protein has translation MQTSPKTSTAVAKTLEPGSIDVTLRINGKSHTLQIEPRVTLLDALRERIGLTGTKKGCDRGQCGACTVLVDGRRINSCLTLAVMHEDAEITTIEGLARGDELHPMQAAFIKHDGFQCGYCTPGQIVSAVGLLAEGCPTSDEGIRECMSGNLCRCGAYPGIVAAVREVHQTQTSNG, from the coding sequence ATGCAAACAAGCCCTAAGACTTCCACCGCAGTCGCGAAAACCCTGGAGCCTGGTAGTATTGACGTGACACTGCGGATCAATGGTAAATCGCACACTTTGCAAATAGAACCGCGCGTGACGCTACTGGACGCACTGCGAGAACGTATCGGTCTGACAGGCACCAAGAAGGGTTGCGATCGCGGACAATGCGGTGCGTGTACTGTGTTGGTCGATGGACGACGCATCAACTCGTGCCTGACGTTGGCAGTGATGCATGAGGACGCGGAAATTACAACAATTGAAGGTTTAGCTCGTGGAGATGAACTGCATCCCATGCAGGCGGCTTTCATTAAGCATGACGGCTTTCAGTGCGGATATTGTACGCCCGGTCAGATCGTGTCTGCGGTGGGTCTATTGGCAGAAGGGTGCCCGACATCCGATGAGGGAATTCGGGAGTGCATGAGCGGCAATCTCTGTCGCTGCGGTGCTTATCCAGGCATTGTTGCCGCTGTGCGCGAAGTTCATCAGACGCAGACTAGCAATGGGTAG
- a CDS encoding GNAT family N-acetyltransferase, with protein sequence MIVTETPRLILRHLTLDDVDDLATIFADPVVMKFFPNTRTSEETKGHIKWIFSCYEKYGFGLWATIHKADNQFIGRCGLIPQRVDGQEEVEIGYMLAKEYWGKGLATEAASAIRDYGFALGCHRLISLIAPGNIASQKVAMKVGLTYEKDTIIQEKAVRVYAINRPTFP encoded by the coding sequence ATGATTGTAACTGAAACACCGCGCTTAATTCTCCGACATCTCACCTTGGATGATGTAGATGACTTGGCAACCATTTTTGCAGATCCGGTCGTGATGAAGTTCTTCCCCAATACGCGGACATCCGAAGAAACTAAAGGTCACATCAAGTGGATATTTAGCTGTTACGAGAAATACGGCTTCGGTTTGTGGGCGACCATTCACAAAGCTGACAACCAATTTATTGGTCGGTGTGGATTAATACCGCAGCGAGTGGATGGGCAAGAAGAAGTCGAGATTGGTTATATGCTGGCTAAGGAATACTGGGGAAAGGGTTTGGCAACCGAAGCTGCGAGTGCAATTCGAGATTATGGTTTTGCTCTGGGTTGCCACCGTCTCATTTCCTTAATCGCTCCGGGAAACATCGCGTCTCAGAAGGTCGCAATGAAAGTCGGCTTAACTTACGAAAAAGACACAATTATTCAGGAAAAGGCTGTTCGCGTTTATGCAATCAATAGACCCACTTTTCCGTAG
- a CDS encoding low molecular weight protein arginine phosphatase, translating into MRILFVCTGNTCRSPMAEALFRQKAQGMEVEVRSAGVVAFEGDSASPQTQHVLKEYGIHHYHEAKRLDRHLIDWADLVLTMTGGQKKAIADAFSAAADKVYTLKKYVGYPDQSEIADPYGGDLATYRQCAGEIEKKLDLLLEKLAATR; encoded by the coding sequence ATGCGGATTTTATTTGTGTGTACGGGCAATACCTGCCGTAGCCCGATGGCAGAAGCGCTATTCCGCCAAAAAGCGCAAGGAATGGAAGTGGAGGTGCGGTCGGCGGGCGTCGTGGCGTTTGAGGGAGATTCTGCATCCCCGCAGACCCAGCACGTCCTAAAAGAGTATGGTATCCATCATTACCATGAAGCGAAGCGACTGGATCGCCATCTGATCGATTGGGCGGATTTGGTGCTGACTATGACGGGCGGACAAAAGAAAGCGATCGCTGATGCCTTCTCTGCTGCTGCGGACAAAGTATATACCTTAAAAAAATACGTCGGCTATCCCGATCAATCTGAAATCGCCGATCCCTATGGTGGCGACTTGGCAACATATCGACAGTGTGCCGGAGAAATTGAGAAAAAGTTGGATCTGTTGTTAGAGAAGCTAGCGGCTACGCGCTAA